One region of Eremothecium gossypii ATCC 10895 chromosome II, complete sequence genomic DNA includes:
- a CDS encoding uncharacterized protein (Syntenic homolog of Saccharomyces cerevisiae YNL193W; 1-intron): MKINTMTFRHLSAPCKMTTPTGRRVKFNKAKKVEQQCCEIQEEFYERAIQLEEQAERWVLSDVVKSLRFYSQAYIAYEQGLCARDATDNGTYNILYNQSRMLLKVFCEYRAADDYIDLLRYVNMDTVPEASNVLLPLPAIVAKFESAVARFPEKCGWDLYFNLLTCFLLYLEAVDNVAEFEASYARFEATAYVLLQHMQREIESLERRPSEEALSPPADQPMEVSTGSLATEVVEMMDSASPQDLLDSLVLIYRVVQFALEAALDGTRFGSPDPAFRDRLVLCASRLRSNVENAYNFACGLAGADTQELRLGRHALECLDALLSGDLARFETLLQSAAPTDIDAQLHNVDLLETATTSVQDMDTLWKLCGVLDRTLRTCQDLLTTERSRMISTQSDLHLLSRTVFRLCDVLTRRADNEVHRLFIQKQGAAETQTLRILYKNARTLLANSVAYAQKSCGFREYVTDKLKRNYVYHQAQRRLLFFDGHGGESTEAHTAVQEVMQQHTYYCVLPSAELQAMADTSG, translated from the exons ATGAAGATTAACACTATGACATTTCGACATCTCAGTGCCCCATGCAAGATGACCACGCCAACAGGAAGAC GTGTGAAGTTTAACAAGGCTAAAAAGGTGGAGCAGCAGTGTTGTGAAATACAAGAGGAGTTTTATGAACGCGCTATCCAGCTGGAAGAACAGGCGGAGCGCTGGGTGCTTTCGGATGTTGTAAAATCTTTGCGATTCTACTCTCAAGCCTACATAGCGTATGAGCAGGGCCTCTGTGCCCGAGATGCAACTGATAATGGCACATACAATATCTTGTACAACCAGTCGCGGATGCTTCTGAAGGTCTTCTGCGAGTATCGAGCCGCGGACGACTACATTGACCTTTTGAGATACGTAAACATGGATACGGTCCCAGAAGCTAGTAATGTCCTTCTTCCACTCCCAGCTATCGTCGCAAAATTCGAGTCCGCCGTGGCACGGTTCCCCGAGAAGTGCGGCTGGGACCTGTATTTCAACCTGCTGACATGTTTCCTGCTCTACCTTGAAGCTGTGGACAACGTGgcggagtttgaggcatCCTATGCCAGGTTTGAGGCGACGGCTTATGTGTTATTGCAGCACATGCAACGTGAAATAGAGTCACTAGAGCGTCGCCCATCAGAAGAAGCGCTGTCGCCGCCCGCGGACCAGCCCATGGAGGTCTCGACGGGAAGCCTCGCCACGGAGGTCGTCGAAATGATGGATAGCGCGTCTCCACAGGACCTTTTGGACTCACTGGTCCTGATATATAGGGTTGTGCAGTTTGCACTTGAGGCGGCTCTCGACGGAACTCGTTTCGGTTCGCCCGACCCCGCTTTTCGCGACCGCCTGGTTCTCTGCGCTTCCCGTTTGCGCAGCAATGTGGAGAACGCGTACAACTTCGCCTGTGGACTGGCCGGCGCAGACACGCAGGAGCTACGCCTCGGCCGCCACGCGCTTGAATGCCTTGACGCGCTGCTCTCCGGCGACCTGGCCCGCTTCGAGACGCTCCTGCAGTCCGCGGCTCCCACAGATATCGACGCGCAGCTTCACAATGTGGATCTGCTCGAGACCGCGACTACCTCCGTACAAGATATGGACACCCTCTGGAAACTCTGTGGCGTACTAGACAGAACGCTGCGCACGTGCCAGGACCTACTCACCACAGAGCGCTCCCGCATGATATCTACTCAAAGCGATTTGCATCTTCTAAGCCGCACTGTCTTTCGCCTGTGCGACGTTCTAACCCGTCGCGCAGATAACGAGGTGCATCGGCTCTTCATCCAGAAACAAGGTGCGGCAGAAACACAAACCCTACGCATACTGTACAAGAATGCTCGAACACTACTTGCAAACTCCGTTGCCTATGCACAGAAGTCCTGCGGATTCCGCGAGTATGTCACAGATAAACTCAAGCGCAACTATGTCTACCACCAGGCACAGCGAAGGCTGCTTTTTTTCGATGGGCACGGCGGCGAATCCACAGAAGCCCATACAGCCGTGCAAGAGGTGATGCAGCAACATACATACTATTGCGTATTGCCGTCAGCCGAGCTCCAGGCCATGGCAGACACGTCGGGCTAA
- the CHS1 gene encoding chitin synthase I (Syntenic homolog of Saccharomyces cerevisiae YNL192W (CHS1)) — protein sequence MEHGFAGNFSNFQRGSPRRPYTAASGGGEEEQVQQGLEASRGGETAQLHRDGTAYPPVFSVPPQAARLGGYGVGNGLRSQPAIGIPQATSRNDVLGAHGAQVYSNVVPYNDDEFYEDVGRVSYVHDNSANQNHYYEHKETVPMLEEKSAPYTLSVVEDSQQSTGLQLTDTERQEGYIDQRGDEYQIISYLDSQGDTVNPYGSGHIMSARTDVDPMYRSADTPEAYFSTSGSDLSRSGLIGSTPVPKGSGDCSDLSSERLLSGLPQSKQPKNRIVLRKFKLYRGNFIFDCPVSEQLVSQYARGMREDYLTNEYKFMRYQAVTCEPAEFQLKNFTVRQLKYAVPRRTEIMIVITMYNENDILLARTLKGVMDNIKYFTRRKRSDIWGPDAWKRICVCVVSDGREAINPRSLALMSALGCYQDGFAKDEINGKKVVAHVYEHTTKINITKVSRSKVHLACGDNTVPVQLLFCLKEKNQKKINSHRWAFEALAPVVQPEIVTLLDAGTLPGKDSIYQLWKEFLDPNIGGACGEIRTDLGPGYSKLLNPLVASQNFEYKMSNILDKTTESNFGFISVLPGAFSAYRYAALEGEPLRKYFMGENLNSTVFLSNMYLAEDRILCFEIVIKKNARWLLRYSRASYAATDVPDRIPEFILQRRRWLNGSFFAALYSFVHFYKIWSSGHTIFRKLLLTVEFFYLFITMLIAWFSLSSFFLVFRILTLSLTISYPEYSAFRYLSVIFLWLYGITILITFILSLGNKPKGTPKFYLTTFIFFAILMIYMMFCALYMSVSTIKTMVIENKVSFQALLKSGSFKDIVISMSSTYCLYILSSIVYLHPMHMLTSFIQYVLLSPSYINILNIYAFCNVHDISWGTKGSQPKPLGKLESKADGTVRMEIPVSAREIDYNYNKYLDILQNPERGMDDSIPSFEEQKTSYLAAVRSLVIIFWIISNFVIIALVLETGGIGQYQYLKAADEDEPDTIAILSSNATVYFSAILWLVAIMAAIRFVGCCIYMIKRVSRRFRRN from the coding sequence ATGGAGCACGGTTTCGCGGGTAACTTCAGCAATTTCCAAAGAGGGTCCCCGCGCAGGCCGTACACAGCtgccagcggcggcggcgaggaAGAACAAGTCCAGCAGGGGCTGGAAGCGAGCCGTGGCGGTGAAACTGCACAACTTCATCGGGATGGTACCGCTTACCCGCCTGTGTTCAGCGTGCCGCCGCAGGCAGCTAGGCTCGGCGGCTATGGCGTAGGCAACGGACTAAGATCACAGCCTGCGATTGGCATTCCACAGGCAACGTCAAGAAACGACGTACTTGGCGCGCATGGCGCGCAAGTGTACAGTAACGTAGTGCCGTATAACGACGATGAGTTCTACGAAGACGTCGGCCGTGTCAGTTATGTCCACGATAACAGTGCCAATCAGAACCACTATTACGAGCACAAAGAGACGGTACCAATGCTGGAGGAAAAGAGCGCACCATATACACTGAGTGTAGTAGAGGACAGCCAGCAGTCTACTGGACTGCAGCTGACTGATACTGAAAGGCAGGAAGGCTACATTGACCAGCGCGGGGATGAATATCAGATTATTTCGTACTTGGATAGTCAGGGTGACACTGTGAATCCGTATGGAAGCGGGCACATAATGTCAGCACGCACCGATGTGGACCCAATGTACCGATCCGCAGATACACCGGAAGCTTATTTTTCCACGAGCGGCAGTGATCTCTCGCGTAGCGGCCTAATCGGCAGTACTCCGGTTCCGAAGGGTTCTGGCGACTGCAGCGATCTCAGCTCAGAACGGCTTCTGAGTGGTTTACCGCAGTCGAAACAGCCTAAAAATCGCATTGTATTACGAAAGTTCAAGCTATATCGAGGAAACTTTATCTTTGATTGTCCAGTCAGTGAACAGCTAGTGTCGCAGTACGCACGTGGCATGAGAGAAGATTACCTCACGAACGAATACAAATTCATGCGATATCAGGCTGTCACCTGTGAGCCAGCTGAGTTTCAGCTAAAGAACTTTACCGTGAGACAATTAAAATACGCTGTACCGCGTAGGACAGAAATCATGATCGTGATAACGATGTACAACGAAAACGACATATTATTGGCACGGACATTAAAAGGCGTCATGGACAACATAAAATATTTCACTCGACGGAAGCGTTCTGATATTTGGGGCCCCGATGCCTGGAAACGGATATGTGTCTGTGTTGTTTCGGATGGGCGTGAGGCGATCAACCCGCGATCATTGGCATTAATGAGTGCGTTAGGATGCTACCAGGACGGCTTCGCCAAGGACGAGATTAATGGCAAGAAAGTCGTGGCCCACGTATACGAGCACACTACCAAAATAAATATCACTAAAGTGTCTCGGTCAAAGGTGCACTTAGCATGCGGCGATAATACGGTACCTGTTCAATTATTATTCTGTTTAAAGGAAAAGAACCAGAAAAAGATCAATTCTCATCGCTGGGCCTTTGAAGCATTGGCTCCGGTTGTGCAGCCAGAGATTGTAACATTATTGGATGCCGGGACACTACCAGGTAAAGACTCCATATATCAGCTCTGGAAGGAGTTTCTTGACCCGAACATTGGCGGAGCATGTGGAGAGATAAGGACAGATTTAGGACCGGGGTATTCTAAGCTCTTAAATCCGCTTGTAGCATCACAGAATTTTGAATACAAAATGTCGAATATATTGGACAAGACGACCGAATCAAATTTCGGTTTTATTAGCGTCTTGCCAGGAGCCTTTTCAGCGTACCGCTATGCTGCTCTCGAGGGAGAGCCATTGCGGAAATACTTTATGGGTGAGAACTTAAACAGTACTGTATTCCTCTCGAACATGTACTTAGCAGAGGACAGAATCCTATGTTTTGAAATAGTTATAAAGAAGAATGCCCGATGGTTATTAAGGTACAGCAGAGCCTCATATGCTGCAACAGATGTTCCTGATCGCATCCCGGAATTCATATTACAGCGTAGACGTTGGTTGAACGGGTCCTTCTTTGCTGCTCTGTATTCCTTTGTGCATTTCTACAAGATATGGTCCAGCGGACACACTATTTTCCGAAAATTGTTACTAACAGTAGAATTTTTCTATCTTTTTATCACAATGCTAATTGCTTGGTTCTCATTGAGTTCCTTCTTCCTCGTGTTTCGGATCTTGACTTTGTCACTCACTATATCATATCCCGAATACTCAGCGTTTAGATATTTATCCGTAATATTCCTTTGGTTGTACGGTATCACCATTTTGATCACATTTATTCTATCATTGGGTAACAAGCCCAAAGGGACTCCAAAGTTTTATCTTACCACATTTATCTTCTTTGCCATATTGATGATATATATGATGTTTTGCGCATTATACATGTCAGTGAGTACCATAAAAACCATGGTTATCGAAAATAAAGTGTCATTCCAGGCACTTCTTAAGAGTGGTAGTTTCAAGGATATTGTTATTTCTATGTCATCGACTTATTGCCTGTACATTCTGTCGTCAATAGTCTATCTGCACCCGATGCATATGCTGACCTCCTTCATTCAATATGTGTTACTAAGTCCCTCCTACATTAACATCCTCAATATCTATGCTTTTTGCAATGTTCATGACATATCTTGGGGGACAAAAGGCTCGCAGCCCAAGCCTTTGGGCAAACTTGAGTCCAAGGCAGATGGTACAGTGCGCATGGAGATACCAGTCTCCGCAAGGGAAATAGACTACAACTATAACAAGTATCTGGACATACTTCAAAATCCAGAGAGAGGCATGGATGATTCGATCCCCTCATTTGAGGAGCAGAAAACCTCGTATCTAGCCGCCGTGAGGTCGCTAGTCATCATATTCTGGATTATATCTAATTTCGTCATCATAGCGCTCGTTTTAgagacgggcggcattgGCCAATACCAGTACTTAAAAGCTGCAGATGAGGACGAGCCAGACACTATTGCGATTCTATCCAGTAATGCCACTGTGTACTTCTCTGCGATCCTATGGTTAGTGGCTATTATGGCCGCTATTAGATTCGTCGGATGTTGTATCTACATGATCAAGCGCGTATCTCGTAGATTCAGACGCAATTAA
- the DTD1 gene encoding D-tyrosyl-tRNA(Tyr) deacylase (Syntenic homolog of Saccharomyces cerevisiae YDL219W (DTD1); 1-intron), translated as MRVVIQRVSQASVVVENKLISSIKTGYMLLVGISTEDTIADIEKSVRKVSGLRLFPDDSNAQWKRSIKDIGGEVLSISQFTLIARTKKGTRPDFHEAQKGHLALEMYDRFLDLLRQELGEKQVQDGEFGAMMSCSLTNEGPVTIIYDTKE; from the exons ATGCGTGTCGTGATACAGAGGGTCAGTCAGGCCTCTGTCGTAGTGGAGAATAAACTAATCTCAAG CATTAAGACTGGTTATATGCTTCTGGTCGGTATCTCCACAGAGGATACAATAGCAGATATCGAGAAATCGGTCAGAAAGGTCTCAGGTTTGCGCTTATTCCCAGACGACAGTAATGCTCAGTGGAAGAGGAGTATTAAAGACATCGGCGGAGAGGTGCTTTCGATTTCGCAATTTACGCTGATAGCGCGCACGAAGAAGGGCACAAGGCCCGATTTCCACGAGGCTCAGAAGGGGCATTTAGCTCTAGAGATGTATGACCGTTTCTTGGACCTTTTGCGCCAGGAACTTGGAGAGAAGCAAGTTCAAGATGGTGAATTCGGTGCTATGATGAGCTGCTCACTCACGAACGAGGGCCCAGTTACAATCATCTACGATACCAAAGAATGA
- the DUG3 gene encoding glutamine amidotransferase subunit DUG3 (Syntenic homolog of Saccharomyces cerevisiae YNL191W (DUG3)), giving the protein MCRFLIFKGTEPIRLAHLLTRPAHSIINQSFDSRLRLDMRRPINGDGFGVAYYPNDAELDGSGPCLFKATTPAWNNQNLESLAEKTKSNLVFAHVRASTYGVLSETNCHPFTYHQITFMHNGGIANFRKIKRRLLLHLEEEFFNCIQGSTDSECCFVLYLDTLYKLGYDPSREQGDFGHQVLRQALARTIEYIKDWTKDAAEDIDATHEPSLLNFAVTDGVSVVVSRYVTSRTDEAASLHFSCGSSFVEYAPGEYRMQRLDRNQDVVMVASEPLTFERGDWTTVPTNSILTIKNQTVLLHPIIDEYYQNDPLYERNASLAESKGLIGSVPLGQPAAKDVPPLEREGRTRPCTAMHSA; this is encoded by the coding sequence ATGTGCCGCTTTCTGATATTTAAGGGGACCGAGCCCATCCGCTTAGCGCACCTACTGACGAGACCGGCCCATTCCATTATAAATCAGTCTTTCGACAGCCGCCTACGTCTCGATATGCGCCGTCCAATTAATGGAGATGGTTTTGGGGTTGCATACTACCCTAACGACGCCGAGTTAGATGGCTCCGGTCCGTGTCTCTTCAAGGCAACGACGCCAGCATGGAACAACCAGAATTTAGAGTCGCTGGCCGAGAAAACCAAGTCAAACCTCGTGTTCGCTCACGTCAGAGCTTCTACTTACGGTGTACTGTCCGAAACGAACTGCCACCCGTTTACATACCACCAGATCACGTTCATGCACAATGGCGGCATAGCGAACTTCCGCAAGATTAAGCGCCGGCTCCTGCTCCACCTAGAAGAGGAGTTCTTTAACTGCATACAGGGTAGCACTGACTCCGAGTGCTGTTTTGTTCTCTACCTGGATACCCTCTACAAGCTTGGGTACGACCCTTCAAGAGAGCAAGGGGATTTCGGCCACCAGGTGCTGCGCCAGGCTCTCGCTCGGACCATCGAGTACATCAAGGACTGGACAAAAGATGCTGCGGAAGATATTGATGCCACACACGAGCCTTCCCTTCTCAACTTTGCAGTAACAGATGGGGTTTCTGTCGTTGTATCGCGTTACGTGACCTCCAGGACGGACGAGGCTGCGTCCCTACATTTCAGCTGCGGATCCAGCTTTGTTGAATATGCTCCCGGCGAGTACCGCATGCAGCGACTGGACAGGAACCAGGACGTTGTAATGGTTGCCAGCGAGCCATTGACCTTTGAGCGCGGAGACTGGACTACCGTCCCTACAAATAGCATTTTGACTATCAAAAATCAGACTGTTCTACTCCACCCAATTATCGATGAGTACTATCAGAACGATCCCCTTTACGAGCGCAATGCGTCTCTTGCAGAAAGCAAAGGGCTTATTGGATCTGTTCCGCTGGGACAACCTGCGGCCAAGGATGTCCCTCCGCTGGAGCGCGAGGGCCGCACGAGGCCCTGTACTGCCATGCACAGTGCGTGA